A genomic window from Halostagnicola kamekurae includes:
- a CDS encoding DUF4268 domain-containing protein has translation MDTVPRPDHRTRDPTPSTQTQPQHWYNNPIGRSGFKLQFTVNTVESNLYCQMIIKDDQEAYQQLKSQQAEIEEEMSKSLIWRSPEEAQRNSNRAKITLRRPVSSLRKHPGMSTTSG, from the coding sequence TTGGACACAGTTCCGAGACCTGATCACCGAACGAGAGACCCCACTCCGAGCACGCAAACCCAACCCCAGCACTGGTACAATAACCCAATCGGACGTTCCGGTTTCAAGCTCCAGTTCACCGTCAATACTGTCGAAAGTAATCTGTATTGCCAGATGATCATCAAAGACGATCAAGAGGCCTACCAGCAACTAAAGAGCCAACAAGCAGAGATTGAAGAGGAGATGAGTAAGTCGTTGATCTGGAGGTCACCTGAGGAAGCTCAACGAAATAGCAACCGAGCGAAAATCACGTTACGTCGTCCTGTGTCCTCTCTGAGAAAACATCCTGGGATGAGTACCACCAGTGGATGA
- a CDS encoding NAD(P)/FAD-dependent oxidoreductase: protein MNKETDTTTDVRNVVFVGSGVAGLSAAVYAARADLEPLVLEGPEPGGQLTLTTDIENYLGFPEGVGGMELIQNGKDQAERFGAEFTHGTVENVTLEERPFELELSNGDTLQTRALIVASGASARWVGAENEDELMGYGLSTCATCDGAFHRGDDVLVIGGGDSAMEEALFLAKFADSVTIVHRREELRASEIMADRARDNEAIEFRWNTELEALQGSQEEGITGATLVSHPEGYPLEKTANDPDVMLETIDVGGVFYAIGHTPNTEFLEGTAVDRDKSGYLHTRTDNDGRTTTKTTVEGVFAAGDVADPHYQQAITAAGTGSMAALDAEAYLEALKREEEIALEMPL from the coding sequence ATGAACAAGGAAACAGACACGACCACGGATGTTCGCAACGTAGTGTTCGTCGGTTCCGGCGTCGCTGGCCTCTCCGCGGCCGTCTATGCCGCGCGGGCCGACCTCGAGCCGCTGGTGCTCGAGGGACCCGAACCGGGCGGCCAACTGACGCTGACGACCGACATCGAGAACTACCTCGGCTTCCCTGAGGGCGTCGGCGGGATGGAGCTGATCCAAAACGGCAAGGACCAGGCCGAGCGCTTCGGCGCTGAGTTCACTCACGGCACTGTCGAAAACGTGACGCTCGAGGAGCGGCCGTTCGAACTCGAACTCTCGAACGGCGACACGTTGCAAACGCGTGCGCTGATCGTCGCGAGCGGCGCGAGCGCTCGCTGGGTCGGCGCCGAGAACGAAGACGAACTGATGGGTTACGGGCTCTCCACGTGTGCAACCTGCGACGGCGCGTTCCACCGCGGTGACGACGTCCTCGTGATTGGCGGCGGCGATTCGGCGATGGAAGAGGCGCTCTTCCTCGCAAAGTTCGCCGACAGCGTGACGATCGTTCACCGTCGCGAGGAACTGCGCGCATCCGAGATCATGGCTGACCGCGCCCGTGATAATGAGGCCATCGAGTTCCGCTGGAATACGGAACTTGAAGCGCTCCAGGGCTCACAAGAAGAGGGAATCACCGGCGCGACGCTTGTCTCTCATCCCGAAGGCTATCCCCTCGAAAAAACTGCAAACGACCCCGACGTGATGCTCGAGACGATCGACGTCGGCGGTGTGTTCTACGCAATTGGGCACACGCCGAATACCGAGTTCCTCGAGGGGACCGCCGTCGACCGTGACAAGAGCGGCTACCTCCACACTCGAACCGACAACGACGGCCGCACGACGACCAAGACCACGGTCGAGGGCGTCTTCGCCGCCGGCGACGTCGCTGATCCGCACTATCAACAGGCGATCACCGCCGCTGGTACTGGCAGCATGGCAGCGCTTGACGCCGAAGCATATCTTGAGGCGCTCAAGAGGGAGGAAGAAATCGCACTTGAGATGCCTCTGTAG
- the trxA gene encoding thioredoxin, whose protein sequence is MATDARGASGESLDEPIYIDGRSHLENVTTAHDAVLVDFYADWCGPCQMLNPVLEQLADTTEAVIAKVDVDEHQQLAGSFGVRGVPTLAFFADGEQVEQQSGALPEDRLRSLIERYTE, encoded by the coding sequence ATGGCAACTGATGCACGCGGCGCCTCCGGAGAATCGCTCGACGAACCGATCTACATCGACGGCAGAAGCCACCTCGAGAACGTCACGACGGCGCACGATGCCGTCCTCGTTGACTTCTACGCCGACTGGTGTGGCCCCTGTCAGATGCTCAATCCCGTCCTTGAGCAGCTCGCGGACACGACTGAGGCCGTGATCGCGAAGGTCGACGTCGACGAACACCAGCAACTCGCGGGCTCGTTCGGCGTTCGCGGCGTGCCGACGCTGGCCTTCTTCGCGGACGGCGAACAGGTCGAACAGCAGTCCGGCGCGCTGCCGGAAGACCGACTCCGTAGCCTGATCGAGAGATACACCGAATGA
- a CDS encoding bifunctional metallophosphatase/5'-nucleotidase, with amino-acid sequence MDLDTEYLEEWKRLDGSDEADRDQGQVPDVVCLHVSDLHGQLVPEYHVYYDNPESHPDFDFAGDNRILRRGGGIPLLAGKLEEIRSATNETLTLMSGDTFHGTAVTTYTKGRAMLEPITEHIDPDVYVPGNWDFGNEAAEDGNLRNLMDELEAQVLANNLYGPDADGLLFEPYTIERANGVDVGIVGMTNVYVDRMAPAFHEGKYRFGKHPALLEEAAESVRNEGADVVLAVTEIGLPWAVQAAKDIESIDVLFSAHTHEYTHEPILIDKTETLVVESGTGDGLGRVDLHIDDDGVAFRHILYCLAEDHDYTSDPEPVAERTVADIRSPFFDDEISYDRGDGTLERPLDTVVGRTEASLDRQSFLESDWNALFADALRTYFGTELAVTHGFRYGPAVPAGEITLEHLYQAFPMTAPVARGEAYGQQLLNHMEAFLTDNFTPYVYEQEDGRVRNYSSNVEVIIDPTAKRERRLVDFVVDGEPVDPEAQYSIATFTRPGDPERDLGNCGFPFQDIDIEDGVVPVDVVVDYLNDYSPIDYEETTLVQTPDNGGWVQNTPADGPYPYIQPGVDYAGGDEYCETRLIPTRTRFPESGRNPYR; translated from the coding sequence ATGGATCTCGACACGGAATACTTGGAGGAGTGGAAGCGGCTCGACGGATCGGACGAGGCTGACCGCGATCAGGGACAAGTACCGGACGTAGTCTGTCTCCACGTCAGCGACCTTCACGGCCAGCTCGTTCCCGAATATCACGTCTACTACGATAATCCCGAATCGCACCCCGATTTCGACTTCGCTGGCGACAACCGGATCCTCCGGCGCGGCGGTGGGATCCCGCTGTTGGCTGGCAAACTCGAGGAGATCCGCTCGGCTACCAATGAGACGCTTACGCTGATGAGCGGCGACACGTTCCATGGCACCGCGGTGACGACGTACACGAAGGGCAGGGCGATGCTAGAACCGATAACCGAGCACATCGATCCGGACGTGTACGTTCCGGGGAACTGGGACTTCGGGAACGAGGCCGCCGAGGACGGGAACCTACGGAATCTGATGGACGAACTCGAGGCGCAGGTGTTGGCGAACAACCTCTACGGGCCAGATGCGGACGGGTTGCTGTTCGAACCCTACACGATTGAACGTGCGAATGGCGTCGACGTCGGAATCGTCGGGATGACGAACGTCTACGTCGACCGTATGGCGCCGGCGTTCCACGAGGGAAAGTACCGGTTCGGAAAGCACCCAGCATTGCTCGAGGAAGCTGCAGAATCCGTGCGCAACGAGGGTGCTGATGTCGTCCTCGCGGTCACTGAGATCGGGTTGCCGTGGGCCGTCCAAGCAGCAAAGGACATCGAGAGTATTGATGTTCTGTTCAGTGCGCATACCCACGAGTACACGCACGAGCCGATCCTAATCGATAAGACGGAGACTCTCGTCGTCGAATCAGGAACAGGTGACGGACTCGGCCGCGTGGACCTCCACATCGATGACGATGGCGTCGCATTTCGGCACATTCTCTATTGTCTCGCCGAAGACCACGACTACACATCCGACCCGGAACCGGTAGCCGAACGTACGGTCGCGGATATCCGATCGCCGTTCTTCGACGACGAAATCTCCTACGATCGAGGGGACGGAACCCTCGAGCGGCCGCTGGACACAGTCGTCGGGAGGACGGAGGCGTCGCTCGATCGACAATCGTTCCTCGAGAGCGATTGGAACGCGCTGTTCGCCGACGCACTACGAACGTACTTCGGCACCGAATTAGCGGTCACCCATGGCTTCCGTTACGGTCCGGCAGTTCCCGCCGGCGAGATAACACTTGAGCACCTATATCAAGCGTTTCCGATGACCGCACCAGTGGCTCGCGGCGAGGCGTACGGTCAGCAACTGCTGAACCACATGGAGGCGTTCCTCACTGACAACTTCACACCGTACGTTTACGAGCAAGAGGACGGCCGTGTCCGGAACTACTCTTCGAACGTGGAGGTGATCATCGATCCGACCGCGAAACGCGAACGCAGACTCGTCGATTTCGTCGTCGACGGGGAACCAGTCGATCCCGAAGCGCAATACTCGATCGCGACGTTTACCCGCCCCGGTGATCCCGAACGGGATCTCGGAAACTGCGGCTTCCCGTTCCAAGATATCGACATTGAAGACGGCGTCGTTCCGGTTGACGTTGTCGTCGACTACCTCAATGACTACTCGCCGATCGATTATGAGGAGACGACGCTCGTCCAGACGCCCGACAACGGCGGATGGGTCCAGAATACGCCCGCTGACGGACCATACCCGTACATCCAACCGGGGGTTGATTACGCCGGCGGAGATGAGTACTGCGAGACGCGGTTAATCCCAACCAGGACTCGCTTTCCCGAGAGCGGACGAAATCCGTACCGGTAG
- a CDS encoding aminotransferase class V-fold PLP-dependent enzyme: MQPSPTMTPTEFRADIPALQDGTYLNFGAHGPSPKYVVDAADEFVREHEYESPVGDHPYETAFRAFDRTRERVASFVGANPDEIALTESTTAGINAVANAIDWQPGDVVVRTDLEHPAGILPWQRLKREGVEVRVVKTEDGRVDLERFAEVVTDARVACFSAVTWTHGTQLPVGKLVDIAHDAGALALVDAVQVPGQLPMNVAEWGADAVAAAGHKWLLGLWGGGFLYVDRDVAEGFEPRTVGYRSVETPSDDPYEYAAGARRFEVGSANPAPHVALREAINVIDEVGIDRIEDRVRRLAGRLVDGVPADRLLSPSVPESGLVTIDVDDPATTVERLAADGIVVRALPSPTAVRASVHAVNTANDIDRLLDGLEQEWELRKHNAG, encoded by the coding sequence ATGCAACCGAGTCCGACGATGACGCCGACCGAGTTCAGGGCGGATATCCCTGCCTTACAGGACGGAACCTATCTCAATTTCGGCGCTCACGGTCCAAGTCCGAAATACGTCGTCGATGCCGCCGACGAGTTCGTCCGCGAGCACGAGTATGAGTCACCGGTTGGCGACCACCCCTACGAGACGGCGTTTCGAGCCTTCGACCGCACTCGAGAGCGAGTCGCGTCGTTTGTCGGCGCCAACCCGGACGAGATCGCGCTCACCGAGAGTACGACGGCCGGGATCAACGCCGTCGCCAACGCGATCGACTGGCAACCCGGCGACGTCGTCGTGCGGACGGACCTTGAGCATCCCGCTGGAATTCTCCCATGGCAACGCCTCAAGCGGGAAGGCGTCGAGGTTCGGGTCGTCAAGACCGAGGACGGCCGCGTCGATCTCGAGCGTTTCGCCGAGGTCGTTACGGATGCCAGAGTCGCCTGCTTCAGCGCGGTCACGTGGACCCACGGGACGCAGCTTCCGGTAGGGAAATTGGTTGATATCGCCCACGACGCTGGTGCGCTTGCGCTCGTCGACGCCGTACAGGTCCCCGGACAACTACCAATGAACGTCGCGGAGTGGGGTGCCGACGCGGTCGCTGCTGCCGGCCATAAGTGGCTTCTCGGACTGTGGGGCGGCGGCTTCCTCTACGTCGACCGTGACGTCGCTGAGGGTTTCGAGCCGCGAACGGTCGGTTATCGAAGCGTCGAGACGCCATCCGACGATCCCTACGAGTACGCAGCCGGCGCACGTCGGTTCGAAGTTGGGTCAGCGAACCCGGCACCCCACGTTGCACTCCGGGAAGCAATCAACGTGATTGATGAAGTCGGGATCGACCGGATCGAAGACCGCGTCCGCCGTCTCGCCGGCCGACTAGTAGACGGTGTCCCCGCTGACCGTCTTCTCAGCCCCTCAGTACCGGAGTCGGGGCTCGTGACCATCGATGTCGACGATCCGGCGACGACAGTCGAACGGCTGGCCGCCGACGGAATCGTCGTTCGAGCACTGCCATCTCCGACCGCCGTTCGAGCGTCCGTCCACGCAGTCAATACTGCAAACGACATCGATCGACTGCTCGACGGACTGGAGCAAGAGTGGGAATTGCGGAAGCACAATGCAGGGTAA
- a CDS encoding DsrE family protein, whose translation MPEPRGDDTGEQLGIVLETSDPERAWNAFRLGITALENGNDVSVFLLGDGVEAEEITDDQFDVRNRMEEFDEAGGELLACGTCLDIRNSDGSEVCPISTMNDLLEVVTTADRVLTIG comes from the coding sequence ATGCCTGAACCAAGAGGCGATGACACTGGGGAACAATTGGGAATCGTACTCGAAACCAGCGATCCCGAACGCGCGTGGAACGCCTTTCGTCTCGGAATCACCGCACTAGAGAACGGAAACGACGTATCAGTGTTCCTACTCGGCGACGGCGTCGAAGCTGAGGAGATCACGGACGATCAGTTCGATGTACGGAATCGAATGGAGGAGTTTGACGAGGCCGGCGGGGAGTTGCTGGCCTGTGGCACCTGTCTGGACATCCGAAACAGCGATGGGAGCGAGGTCTGCCCGATCTCGACGATGAACGATCTCCTCGAGGTCGTGACGACCGCCGATCGAGTGCTGACGATCGGATAG
- a CDS encoding DUF302 domain-containing protein — translation MLPIDPAKIDPDDIGAKQTTLETDHEDAIEHVREVFTDAGFGVPVEFSPSELLNEKVDADRDPYYVLGACNPSVADRALEASDGKLGALFPCNVVVWEEEPGRQRVYHVSIMRIARLVGIAPEDDEMEDIVAETSELVDTAFENL, via the coding sequence ATGCTACCTATCGATCCCGCGAAGATCGATCCGGACGACATCGGTGCGAAACAGACGACCCTCGAGACGGACCATGAAGACGCCATCGAACACGTTCGCGAAGTGTTCACCGACGCGGGATTCGGCGTTCCCGTCGAATTCTCGCCGTCGGAATTGCTCAACGAGAAGGTCGATGCTGACCGCGACCCCTACTACGTCCTCGGCGCGTGTAACCCGTCGGTCGCCGACCGGGCACTCGAGGCTAGCGACGGTAAACTTGGCGCGCTGTTCCCGTGTAACGTCGTCGTCTGGGAGGAAGAACCCGGTCGACAGCGCGTCTACCACGTCTCGATCATGCGGATCGCACGACTAGTCGGAATAGCACCGGAGGACGACGAGATGGAAGACATCGTCGCCGAGACCAGCGAACTGGTCGATACTGCGTTCGAGAACCTGTAA
- a CDS encoding class I SAM-dependent methyltransferase — protein sequence MGYHTFDAERADKLEVAGRRYRFVSAEELLWALSLSPEDTVADLGSGTGFFTDDVAPYAGEVYAVDVQEEMHEYYRGKGVPENVDLVTSDVSDLPFDDGGVDTAFSTMTYHEFASDAALAEIRRVLAADGRLVVVDWAATGTGENGPPVDERYSADEATDTLREVGFDIEHEAVRPETFLLIATLE from the coding sequence ATGGGATACCACACGTTCGACGCCGAACGAGCGGACAAGTTAGAGGTGGCCGGACGGCGCTATCGGTTCGTCTCGGCTGAGGAACTGCTGTGGGCGCTCTCCCTCTCGCCAGAGGACACAGTTGCCGACCTCGGCAGTGGAACCGGCTTTTTTACCGATGACGTCGCACCATACGCCGGTGAGGTCTACGCAGTTGACGTTCAAGAGGAGATGCATGAGTACTACCGAGGGAAGGGCGTCCCGGAGAACGTCGATCTCGTGACCAGCGACGTGAGCGACCTGCCGTTCGACGACGGCGGCGTCGACACCGCGTTCTCGACGATGACCTACCACGAGTTCGCGAGCGACGCGGCGCTGGCCGAGATTCGCCGAGTCCTCGCTGCCGACGGCCGACTCGTCGTCGTCGACTGGGCGGCGACCGGAACCGGAGAGAACGGTCCGCCGGTCGACGAGCGCTACAGCGCCGACGAGGCAACGGACACCCTCCGCGAGGTCGGGTTCGATATCGAACACGAGGCCGTCCGACCGGAGACCTTCCTGCTGATTGCTACGCTTGAGTAA
- a CDS encoding winged helix-turn-helix domain-containing protein, translating to MQHGGPSDSTEIFQILADEYAREILLAADRDGPKTAKALSKECDASLATVYRRVSRLQDHGLIEERRTVDSDGSHRSEFETALEELHIDITDGQLSLAIETRDELADNFTALWNGLRGDK from the coding sequence GTGCAACACGGAGGTCCCTCGGATTCGACGGAGATATTCCAGATCCTCGCAGACGAGTATGCACGGGAGATTCTCCTCGCAGCGGATCGGGATGGACCGAAGACCGCAAAAGCTCTCAGCAAAGAGTGTGACGCCTCGCTCGCTACGGTTTACCGCCGAGTGTCGAGGCTACAAGACCATGGACTCATCGAGGAGCGTCGAACCGTCGACTCGGACGGATCACACCGTAGTGAGTTTGAAACAGCGCTCGAAGAACTCCACATAGATATTACTGACGGACAACTCTCACTGGCGATAGAGACGCGGGACGAACTCGCTGACAACTTTACGGCGCTCTGGAATGGGCTCCGGGGTGACAAATAG
- a CDS encoding DUF7521 family protein: MELSFLLAKSFTLLLSLIVAYLAYHGYRRSGQKPMLYVSGGFVFIGAGAICEGLIYHVFGTTIASAALVQAVIVSSGMGLVLLSLTK; the protein is encoded by the coding sequence GTGGAACTCTCGTTTCTCCTCGCTAAATCGTTCACACTCCTTTTGAGCCTGATCGTCGCGTATCTGGCGTATCACGGCTATCGACGATCCGGTCAGAAGCCGATGCTGTACGTCTCCGGTGGATTCGTCTTTATCGGTGCCGGTGCGATCTGTGAAGGACTTATCTACCACGTATTCGGGACGACAATCGCATCTGCCGCTCTTGTTCAGGCAGTTATCGTCTCGAGTGGCATGGGACTCGTCCTTTTGTCGCTCACGAAGTAG
- a CDS encoding SCO family protein: MNRRFCLRSIGSSSIAAVAGCLDSLPTGDEGNADTGKGSDQKHADGVTLGPPEQDLSEASHPSYGDEAPAVSLPDPLTGETVSTDQFEGSRSTLMTFFYTSCPDGVCPALLLRLRRAQEVAAEQGYGDEAAFLAMTFDPERDTADVLETYAGEQGVDHDAENWHFLRPERYDDGKEIVTEQFGLPLEKRDADEYENLDYMFPHLPYIFLVNERGLVERVYPDGATISPSEVVDDLETVVNG, from the coding sequence ATGAACCGGCGTTTCTGCCTCCGATCGATCGGTTCCTCGAGTATCGCCGCCGTTGCAGGTTGTCTAGATTCTCTCCCGACTGGTGACGAGGGAAATGCGGACACCGGTAAAGGTAGTGATCAAAAACATGCTGACGGAGTGACCCTTGGACCGCCTGAACAGGACCTGAGCGAGGCATCCCACCCGAGTTACGGTGACGAAGCCCCGGCGGTCTCGCTTCCTGATCCGTTGACTGGTGAGACCGTTTCGACTGATCAGTTCGAAGGTAGTCGATCTACCTTGATGACGTTCTTTTACACATCGTGTCCTGATGGCGTCTGTCCTGCGTTGTTACTGCGGTTGCGACGAGCACAGGAGGTAGCGGCTGAGCAGGGGTACGGTGATGAGGCTGCGTTCCTCGCGATGACGTTCGACCCCGAGCGGGATACTGCGGACGTGTTAGAGACGTATGCCGGCGAACAGGGCGTCGATCATGATGCCGAAAACTGGCACTTCCTGCGACCTGAACGGTACGACGACGGCAAAGAGATCGTGACCGAACAGTTTGGGTTACCGCTCGAGAAGCGGGATGCTGACGAGTACGAGAATCTCGACTACATGTTCCCTCACTTGCCCTATATTTTTCTCGTCAACGAGCGGGGACTCGTCGAACGTGTCTATCCAGACGGCGCGACTATTTCGCCATCAGAAGTAGTGGACGACCTCGAAACGGTGGTGAACGGATAG